The Terriglobus roseus region CGGACCTCATGTTCCCCTTCCTTAGCGAACTGGCAGCCAAGGCCCACACCGCCATCAGCGCTTACCCCAATGCCGGCCTGCCCAACCCGTTGTCTCCCACGGGCTTCGATCTGGAACCGGAAGACATGGCACGCTTCCTCGGCGACTTCGCAAAGAATGGCCTCATCAACATTGCAGGCGGATGCTGCGGCAATACCCCCGAGCACATCGCCGCCATCGCTAAAGCGCTGGAAGGCAAGCACCCGCGTGAGTACGCATTGGAATTGGCAGGAGCACGATGATTCCGCAACGCCCCCTCCGGCTTTCCGGATCGCAACCCTTCACACAACAACCCGGTGTCTTCATTATGCTGGGCGAGCGTACCAACGTCGCGGGTTCTCCGAAGTTTGCCAAGCTCATCAAGGAAGGCAAGTACGAAGACGCCGTCGCGATCGCGCGGCAGCAGGTAGAGAACGGTGCCAACGTCATCGACATCTGCATGGACGAGGGCATGATCGACGGAGTCGCAGCGATGAGTCGCTTCCTGCAACTCCTCGCCAGCGAGCCCGAAGTAGCCAAGGTCCCCTTCATGGTGGACTCCTCTAAGTGGGAGGTCATTGAAGCTGGCCTGAAGTGCCTGCAAGGCAAAGGAATCGTCAATTCCATCTCGCTGAAGGAAGGCGAAGAGAAATTCCTGCAGAACGCACGCACCGTACGCAAATTCGGTGCTGCTGTTGTTGTGATGGCCTTTGATGAGCAGGGTCAGGCCGCAACATACGAAGACAAGATCCGCATCTGCGAACGCGCTTACCGCCTGCTTGTGGACGCTGTCCACTTCCCTCCGGAAGACATCATCTTCGACCCCAACATCCTCACCGTGGCCACAGGCATGGAGGAGCACAACAACTACGCCGTGGACTTCATCAACGCCACGCGTTGGATCAAGCAGAACCTGCCGCATGCCAAGGTGAGCGGCGGTGTCTCCAATATCTCCTTCAGCTTCCGCGGCAACAACAAGGTGCGCGAAGCGATGCACTCGGCGTTCCTCTACTACGCCATCGGTGCAGGCATGGACATGGGCATCGTCAATGCCGGCATGCTTGAGGTCTATGAAGAGATCGAGCCAGAGCTGAAGGAGCTGGTCGAAGATGTTCTGCTCAATCGCCGTCCTGATGCAACGGAACGCCTCGTGGACTTCGGCGAGAAGCTCAAGGCATCGGGATCAGCTAACACTGAGGCAGCAGAGAAGAAGGTTGAAGAGTGGCGCAGTGGCACTGTGGAAGAACGCATTGCACACGCACTGGTCAAAGGTATTGACGCATACATCGAAGCGGACACGGAAGAGGCGCGACAGAAGTTAGGGCGGCCTCTGCTCGTCATTGAAGGGCCGCTGATGGCGGGTATGAGCATCGTTGGTGACCTGTTTGGTGCGGGCAAGATGTTCCTACCGCAAGTGGTCAAGTCTGCTCGTGTGATGAAGAAGGCTGTTGCCTGGCTGACGCCTTTCATGGAGCAGGAGAAAGCCGCCCTTGCTGCAGCGGGTGTTGAGATCAAGGCGCAGGGCAAGATCGTTCTCGCCACCGTTAAGGGCGATGTCCATGACATCGGCAAGAACATCGTCGGCGTTGTGTTGGCTTGCAACAACTTCGAGGTGATCGATATGGGCGTTATGGTGCCCGCAGAGAAGATCCTCGAGCGCGCCAAGGAAGTGCGTGCTGACATCATCGGCCTCAGTGGCCTCATCACCCCGTCGCTGGACGAGATGGTGCATGTGGCGCGGGAGATGGAGCGGCAGAACTTCACCCTGCCGTTGTTGATCGGCGGCGCAACCACCAGCCGCGCGCATACTGCCATTAAGATTGCCCCGCATTACAGTCAGCCGGTGGTTCATGTCACGGATGCCAGCCGCGCCGTGCCGGTCACTACGAGCCTCCTGAGCGAGGACAGTCGAACACAGTTCATCGAGCAGCATCAGGCTGAGTACGAGGCCGTGCGCAAGGCGCATTCGGCGCCCAAGCAGCCTATGGTGCCGCTGGCTACGGCACGGGAGCGTCGGTCGCCCATTGAGTGGCGTGGTGAGGATATTGCTACGCCTGAGTTCACTGGCGTGCGCGTCCTCGACGACTTCTCCCTGGAGACGCTGCGGGAATACGTTGACTGGTCGCCCTTCTTCCACGCATGGGGCTTGAAGGGACTCTATCCGCGCATCCTGGACGACGAGAAGCAAGGTGCGGAAGCGCGTGAGCTGTTCGCTAACGGCAACAAGATGCTCGACCGCATTGTCACGGAGAAGCTGATTACTGCTCGCGGTGTTTACGGTCTCTTCCCTGCCAATGCTGTGGGTGATGATGTAGAGCTGTACACCGATGCGTCACGCAGCAAGGTTCTTACACGCTTCCACTTCCTGCGTCAGCAGGCGCATCGTGAAGGCACTGAGCCTTGCCGTTCGCTGGTGGACTTCATCGCTCCTAAGGAGACTGGTCTTCCGGATCACATCGGCGCGTTTGCCGTCACAAGCGGCATCGGCATGAAGGAACTGGTGATGAAGTTCCGCGAAGAGCATGACGATTACAGCGCGATCATGGCGGAAGCGATCGCCGATCGCCTTGCTGAAGCTTTTGCTGAAGCGCTGCACAAGCAGGTACGCGACGAGTGGGGTTATGGCCGTTGTGAAGGGCTCTCTGTGGACGACATGATCCGTGAGAAGTATCGCGGTATCCGTCCTGCACCTGGTTATCCTGCGTGCCCCGATCACACGGAGAAAGGCACCATCTGGGAGTTGCTGAACGTGCAGGAGAACACCGGCATCGAGATCACCGAGTCGTTCGCCATGTGGCCCGGATCAAGTATCAGCGGCATCTATTTCGCACATCGGGAATCGCGCTTCTTCTCGCTGGGCAAGATCGATCGCGATCAGGCTGAAGACTATGCGCAGCGTAAGAACTGGACAGTAGCGCAAGTGGAACGCTGGCTTGGACCTAACCTTGGGTACGACCCGGAGGAATAGTACCCTCCCCCTCCCCCTGTTTTTCTAAAATCGTCTTTCTATTGGGGTTAGGGATTGGGTAGCTGGAAAATCGTCTAACGATTGGGTTTAGGGACAAAATCGTCTTTCTAAAGGAGTTAGGGCCGCGCGAAAGCGCGGCCCTTTTCTCTCTGTTTCTATTTTAGTGATTTGGCAGAAATACCATGCCAACTCTATTTCTTTTATTTTGTCTAAGTTGTATGGGACAAGGACTTGACAACACTTCGTTGTCTGTCCGGTTTGACTACTCTGCGGCTACGGCAGAGTCCGGGATGCCGCGTTGTTGGAGCATGGGACCTATCTCCGGGTCGCGGCCTGCCCATTCTCGGTACAGCTCTGCGGGGTCTGCGGTGTTGCCGCGTGAGAGGACCATGTTGCGCAGGCGGTCGCCGTTGGCGCGGGTTAGGCCGCCGTTCTGTTCGAACCAGTGATAGGCGTCGCTGTCGAGCATCTCGGCCCATAGATAGGCGTAGTAGCCCGCGGCATAGCCTCCGCCAAAGATGTGGGCGAAGTAGGTGGAACGGTAGCGCGGCGGGACGAGCGCGAAATCCACGCCCTTCTCTGCCAGAGCCTTCGCCTCAAATTCGTCCGCCTGTTGGGCGCACTCGCTGGACGGCAGGGTGTGCCACTGAAGATCAACTTCCGCTGCGGCAAGCACCTCTGTCAGAGCGTGGCCACCGTTGAAGTTCTTTGTTGCCTTCAGCTTAGCCTGCAACTTCTCAGGCATTGCTTCACCCGTCTGCCAGTGCTTCGCGTAGTTTGCAAACACAACGGGATACGAGGCCCAGTGCTCGTTGAACTGCGAGGGGAATTCCACGAAATCGCGCGGTACGGATGTTCCGCTGAGCGATGGGTACATGACATCGCTCAACATGCCGTGGAGTGCGTGGCCGAACTCGTGGAAGAGTGTGTTCACTTCGTCGCTGTCAATGAGCGATGGCCGGCCGTCTACGGGCTTGGTGTAATTGCACACGTTGGTGATGATGGGCGCGTAACCCAACAGCTTGGATTGCGTGAGGAGTGAACTCATCCATGCGCCACCGCGCTTGGAGTCGCGACGGTAGAAGTCGCAATACAGAAGCGAGAGGTGCGAGCCGTCTTGATTGAAGACTTCGTAGGTGACGACGTCAGGATGATAGACGGGCAGGTCTGTGCGCTTGGCAAAGGTGATGCCGTAGAGTTCCGTTGCGGCAAACAGCACGCCGTCTTCAAAGACGCGGTTCAGATCGAAGTACTGCTTTACCTCATCTTCATTGATGTCGTACTTCGCCTTGCGCACCAGCTCTGCGTAGAAGGCCCAGTCCCACGGCTCCAACGCAAACTCGCTCCCGATCAGTTCCTGCATTGCCGCCGCTTCTGCCTTTGCGCCAACGAGCGCAGCAGGAACGAGGTTATCGAGGAAGGCAATGGCAGCGTGCGGTGTGCGCGCCATCTGATCGCTCAGCTTCCACGCTGCATAGTTTTCATAACTAAGCATGCGTGCGCGCTGGGCGCGGAGTTGTGCCAGCCGAGCGACCATTTCGCGTGTATCGCTTGTATTGCCCTTTTCTGCACGCAACAGTGAGGCCTGCCACAGTGCCTGGCGTGTTTCGCGGTTCTTCAGCGATGTCAAAGCGGGCTGCTGCGTGGTGTTCTGCAGCGTGAGATAAAAGCCCTCCAACTCGCGGCTCTTTGCGGCTTCTGCTGCTTCTGCGATTTCTGCGTCGCTCAGACCATCCAGTTCTTCGCGTGTGGCAACCTGCAGGCCGCCTTCCTTCATTGCGGCCAACACGCAGTTAATGAACTTTGCCTGAAGGGTGGACTGTTCCTGATTGAGCGCCTTCAGTGTGTTCTTGTCGGGATCGCTTAGCAATGCACCGGACTTCACAAAGCCGTCGTAAGTAAGCTCAAGCAAACGAAGCGATTCTGCATCGAGCGAGAGGGATTCGCGCTGGTCATACACAGCCTTCACGCGTGAAAACAGACGCTCATCGAGATTGATGCTGTCGCTATGCGCTGCGAGCCTGGGCGCTACTTCCTGCTGCAACTGTTGCAGGGTTGCATTGGTATCTGCACCGGACACGGCGTAAAACGCATGCGCTACGCGGTTCAGCAACTCGCCGGTTTTCTCAAGCTCGACAATCGTGTTCTGAAACGACGGAGCTTCTGCGTTCGCGATGATTGCGTCAACCTCAGACCGCGCCTGCGCCATTCCCGTTTCAAATGCGGGCATGTAATGTTCGTCGCGGATCAGGTCAAAGGGCGGAGCATAAAACGGCAGCGTGCTTGCGGCAAAGAATGGGTTGTTACTGTCAAAAACATCAGTGGAAGCCGAAATTGCCTCCGAACCTTGCTTATCAGTCATGGAATGCCTCAACAGAAATCTAACAATTTTTGATGGTTGAATTCGTTATGAAAGTGCTACCTTGCGCACAACGGAGGACGCCCATGGCACAGGATCTTCGCACGTTCACGCACCGCTGGTTTGATGACGTTTGGAATGACTACAAAGAAGCGTCGCTGGATGAGATGCTTTCTCGCGACGTGGTCTGCTATGACTTTCCTGACGTTGGTAAAACTGTGGGATTTGATGATTTCAAGAAGACTGTCGAACACTTCCACGCGAATTTCAGCAACATTCACGTGGTGGTGGATGACGTGATTGTGGAAGGCAACAGGGTGGCCAGTCGATGGCATGTGAGTATGACGCATACTGGCGAAGGGCTGGGCTTCTCACCCACGGGAAGAACGATTGCCTTCAACGGAATCAGCTGGGTAGAGATTCAGGACGGAAAAATAATGAAAGGGTGGAACGGTTTTGACCTGACCCACCCTATCTCAACTCTGAAAGCTCTTTCGACAGCTATCGCTCAGACACACTGATTATGACAGCAACTCGACTTGATCTTCGCTGCTGCCGGGCTTCAATGCGCCTGCTGGGGTCGGCATTAGCAGATCTTCCTTACGCATGACAAGGTTGGTCGCGTTGAGGCTTGCCAGCTCAAATCCATGGCCATGCGTAATGGCGTCGGTGGGGCACGCTTCAACGCAGTAACCGCAGAAGATGCAGCGGTTGTAGTCGATGTTGTAAACCTTCGCGTAGCGCTCGGCTGAGGAGATGCGCTGTTCCTCAGTGTTCTCTGCTGCCTCGATGTAAATGCAGTTCGATGGGCAGGCCGCGGCGCACAGGAAGCAGGCTACGCACTTTTCCAGACCGTTTTCGTCGCGCTGAAGCTGGTGCTTGCCGCGGAAACGCTCCTGGAAGATGGCGCCGCGCATTGGTCCCGGACCGTCGGGGTAGTTCTCAACCTCAGACGGTTGCAGCATCTCTTTGAAAGTGATGCTCATGCCCTTGGCAATGCCGGCAATGTTCTTCACGACTGACATGGCTTGAGTATACGATGCCTGCTCCGTTAGTGTTCTCTCTATGGCATCTTTGCGTACCGTTCTTGCCGTCCTGATCGCGTTTTCGCCCGTAGTCGCCGCCGCACAGAAAGAAAATCCGGCACTGCGCCCCTACGAATCCTGCTCGTTCCCTGATGGCCTTTCCGTTACGGACGTCCAGCCCATGCCGCCGGACGTGCGGGATCGCCCGGCAAAGACGAAGCAGGGTGAAAAGAGCGTTCCGCTGCTGGCCGGTCGCCGCATCACGTTTTCCTACCCCGGAGCCGACCCGTATGTCAGCGTGAAAGTGGAGCAGCTGCCGCCGGACAACTATGCCCTCAACAAGCGCTATCTGCTGGAAGATTTTGACGACATTGTGGCTTCAGACAAGGGCGTTGCGAAGAACACCACACGCCCTGCCCGCATCAGCGCCTTCAACGTTACGGGGTTGGATCGCAAAGCGATTTCGGGCAACACGCTGGGCATCTACATGCTGATGGATGACACGACTCATGTGGTGTCGACGATTTACCTGCTGAACCCGAAGCAGAGCCACATCAAGACGATTGAAGACTACTCTCGCCAGCGCGATACGTTTCTTTACAACTACACACGATGCATTCGGAATAACCAGAATGGTGTTCTGTTTGGGGTGTCGAAATGATGAAGTCTGCGGTGCTTTCCTGCGCGTTGCTGAGTGCTTTCCTGCCCCCAGTGTCGCAAAGCGGTATGGCGATGAACAAGCCTGCGGCACAGCCTTCTACTTCGCTGACGGTGACGGGGCTTTCGGGTACGTCGAAGACGCTTTCACCTGCGGATTTCAAGGCGTTGCCGCATGTCACGGTGAACGTCCACAACGTTCATACGAACAAGGACGAGAGCTACTCTGGCGTTGCGGTGAAGGATTTGCTGGCGATGGTTGCGCCTGCGAAGGGTGAGGGGCCGAAGGTGTCGGGCAATATGACGCTGATCATTGCCGGTGCTACGGATGGCTTTCAGGTGGCCATCACGCTTTGTGACACCAATCCGGATTGCCGCAATGGTCAGAGCATTGTTGCGGATGCGCTGGATGGTGCGGCGCTGACGCAGGATGGTGCGTTCAAGCTGGTTCTGTCGGAAGACAAGCGGCCTGCGCGCTGGGCTCGTAATTTGCAATCGCTGACGGTGAAGGCGGCTCAGTAGCGTTACTGCTGCGCGGCCCCGGCTGGCCCAGGCGTGGCCGCAGCCTGCGGTATTGCCGCATCGGGTTGAGGGCCGTTGGCAGGCGGCGTTGTCGCAGGTGCGGTAGTTGCGCTTGCGGGAGTGGCGCTCCTTCGCGGCGACGGTGGCACGATCGCGGTCACTGTGCTGACGACATCTGGATCATCGCGGAGCTTGAGGTACAGCGTGTGGTTGTCCGCGGGGCGAGGTACGGAGATGGAGTCGCCAGCGAAGCCCAGGGGAACTTCCGTTTCGTTCTGGAAACTGTTGTCGGTGGCGACAGAACCCAGCAGATACAGGTCTTTGCCGTTGATCTGGCATCCGGGGTCGTTAGGATCTTCTTTCGGTGTGGCACGTGTGCAGGTCACGCCTGTGATCACGGGAGTGCGCACGAGCGTTCCGAGGGGAATCCAGTCGCCTGTGGTTCCGTCGTTACCGACAGCGCGCACCTGGATGGGACCGAAGGCGGACGGGCCGAAGGTCTTGGCGGGCGTCAGGAAGGCGAGGGCCGTGTGGCTGTCCTGCAGGACGACAGAGCCGTCGGCGAGGGACAGGGTGGCTTTCAACGAACCGTCAGTCAATGCCACTTCAATCTTTTCGCTGCGGGGAAAGCGTTCCGGGAAACGAGAACGAAGGGCAAGCGTCAACTTGGCGTTGAGGGGGATGGCGTCCTCGCTGCTGAGAGTCAACGGGATGCCGGAGCCGCTGTCGGCCTTTAAGGTCTTGCGGAGGAGGTCTAATGCGGGCCGCGCCGTGTCTACGCTGTACGACACGGGGAGCGTGCGGCCATCGGCCAGTTTCGCTTCCGCGGTGCCACTGTCGCCGGAGATGAAGGCAACGGGCTTGGTGTGGGTATCAGCTAGCTGCTTGCCCTGCTCGCGGACGAGTTGGAGAGATTTGCCGTCGGCTGAAGGGCCGTCCGGGCTGGGCTTGTAGTCCGAGCCTGCAATCTTGACGGAGACAATGCCGCCCAAGCCTGTGCCCGCAAGCATGGCGGCGGTGTCGCCCGCGTGGATGCGGATGGCCTCAAGACGTGTCTTGTCGGAATAAGCGGTTACGGCGACCTTCTCCACGTCAGGCGTGCCAAACTGCTTCACCAGAAGATGGACGCTGCCGGGTGCGGCCTTCTCAAGGGGCACGCTCACCTGGAGAACGTTCTTACGGTCCGCCGCCTGCTTCCACTTGAGGGGACTATCGTGTCCTCCCTGATCGAGGGCGATGGTGGATGCGCAGGCCGTTCCATCGGCGTGGAGGCGGAGCTGGTTCTCGCGGCCGGTGAACAGGTCAGACTGTTCTGCGGCGGTCCAACCGCCACCAGGAAGCCGCTGTAGCGGCACTGTGACGCCCGAGAACGTGTCGAAGCCCCACATTCCCTGCAGCGTACCCGTGATCTGCATCGGGCCGTCCTTGTCGGCAATGAGAGGCATTGTGGTGGTGGTGTCTGGAGCCGACTGCGATGCAGGCTTTTCGTGTGATGCATCGGCATCGCGTGCTTCTGGAGCTGCTACTGGCAGAGGCTTGCGACCGCGTGCTTCTGTCAGCATCAGACCACCTTCAAAGGCGTCCGCGATCAGAGGCAGGTCGGTCTTGCCGTTCAACGTCGCGCCATCGTTCAGGTGCAGATGGAGATCATGCGCGAAGCTGGTGGCATACACCAGAGGTGCGCCTTCCAACGGCAACACCATCCTGGGCTGCAACAGGCAGGAGACGTGAGCCACATCCTGCAGACGCAGCGGCGGCGCAACGGAAGATTGGATTGCCGGCAGGGCAACCACGATTACAGACTTCGGATTATGAAACGACGGCGCGGTATTCAGACGGAGATTGAGCGACTCTTCATCCGGAAACGCTATGGCGGGGATGTACTGAAAGTGCGCGGTATGGATGCCGCTCATGAGCCGCACCAGATCAATGACTGTGCCGACGTATGCGGAGTACATGCCCGCACCGTTCGCGGTGGCCATCGGCGTTCCTGCAACGGCGCCGATCAGGTTTGCGGTGTCACCAGAAGTCAGAGCAGACGCCAGTGTCTGCCCGTGGCCGTCATCCAACAGCAGTTGAGTGCCCGTCTGCCGCAGGCAGGCCATCTGTTGATCTGCGGGCTTCTTAAAGCAGTCGTCATTCGGCTTCAGGTTCAGCGTTGCTGCGAGTTTCTTGGAATGATCCAGCAACTGGTCTGAGGAGCCTTCGGAGACACGCTGCAGCGCCTGCATATAACGCTCGATGCGTGCCTGTTCAAAGGAAGCTTCGTTCAAGTCTTGCGAGGCGCGGACAAACGTGCCGGGACGCCCTGTGACTGCTGACTTCAGAGTGGAGAAATCGCCGCCAGTCTCAGGTGCGAGGAAGATCAGCGCCTGCTGCGCTTCCTGCGGCACGGCAACCGTAACGCCTTCAGCAAACCGCTTGTCCCAGGTTTTGAGTTCCGTGAACCAATTGTCCGGCGGAGGGTTCGTGCTGCCACGGAGAAACGCCACGATAAGAATCATGCGGACAGACTGCGTTCGTGGCAGGTCCGCGTGAATGGTGAGCTTGTCGCCCGCCTGAAGATTCGGCACCATCGCAATGGGCAGGGACTGTTCGCCGCGCTGCACATGCACGCTGATACTGGGTCCGGTTAAATCAAAACGACTGGCTGCCTGTCCCATCGCCGCGGCACATGACACCGCGACCGCTGCAAGGTGCAGCGCGATGCGAACTCCCAGGCGAAATCTTCTTTTCAAGCGTTGCGACATCCTCTGGCTTTAGACGGCAAAGGTTCCAGAAGCGTCGCTTACTACGCCTCTGCGGGTAAACTCGTCAGGCAACAATACCTGTCCTTACATCGCTACGGTCCAACGAATCAATGGCTTCCGCACCGGATGCGGATGCCGGTACGCCACCAAGCGGCAGGAAGATGCGGAATGTGGTTCCCCCGCCCTGTCCTTCGCGCGCTTTACGGCTTCGTACCTGGATTCTGCCGTGATGGCGATCCACAATCTCCTTTGAAACCCATAACCCTAAACCAGTTCCGGTGACTCCCTTGGTTGAGAAGAATGGCTCAAAAAGATGATCGATCGTCTCCTGATCCATGCCGCTTCCGGTATCGGAAATGGTTAGGATGAGTCCCTTTGTTCCCGTCACCTGATCATTCGCCTCCGCTGTGCGGATCACCAAACGTCCACCAGAAGGCATGGCATCAATCGCGTTCCCCAGCAGATTGACGATCACCTGTCGCACTTCGCCCTCGTAAGCAAAGAGCGGCTGCGTGCTGCGGAAACGTTTGCTAATCGTTACGCTCTGACGACGGATGCGGGATTCAAACAACGCCACCACCGTTTCAACCAACTCTCCCGGTTCAGTATGCACAGGGCGGCTGGATTGACGATGAAAACGAAGTGTCTGAACGGTGATCTGAGCGACGCGATCAAGTTCCTTCTGCGCCATCTCCAGATAGGAACGTCCCATCTCGTCCATCTGCGATTGCTGTACGAGATACAGGCAGTTCGTAATGGCTGCGAGAGGGTTATTAATCTCATGCGCGATGGACGCGGCTAAGCGACCTGCGACAGCCAGCTTCTCTGTCCTTCGCAGAACCTCTTCACTCTTTTTCTGATGACGAAGATCCGCGATGAACACAGCGATTTCGCGATTCTCTTCTGTTCGATTGACGCCTTCGCGATCGAGAAAGGTCAAACCGACGAGAGTTTCGATCTGTTCACCGGAAGCGGTCAGGCAGACGAACTCGAAGGGCTCTTTCATCTCATCGCTGTTGAGCGCGATAAACGACTTCTGCAGCCCTGGAAGGATATTCATCAAGCTGATCGTGCCGGTCATGAGTTCGACTTCGCCGTATCCAAGCAGACGAACAGCAGCATCGTTTGCGTAAGTGATACGGCCGGAACTCTGGCCGATCAACAGACCAAGGGGCATTGCGTCCACCAGCCGGTGGAAACGCATCTCTGCAAGTTCAAGCGCACGTTCAGCGGCGACGCGGGAGCGCCGTGCGGCAGCCTCGCGGAGTTCACGCTCAAGCACTGGAACCAATCGCGCGAGATTCTGCTTTGTAACGTAGTCCTGTGCGCCACGACGCATCGACTCCACGGCAGTCTCTTCCGAGATTGCACCGGACATCATGACGAACGGGAGATCGAATCCGCTCTGGCGAACCAGGTCCAATGCTTCCGGTCCACTGAAGCGGGGAAGGTTGTAATCCGCAATGACAACATCAGGCGGATGCGCAGCGATTGCTGCAGACATCTCTTCCGCCGTTTCGACACGCGTCACCAACGGCGCAAATCCATTGCGCTTCAGGAAACGTTCCAACAGGGCTGCATCGTCCTGGTTGTCTTCCACCAGCAGCAGCGATATGCGCCTTGCCTCTAGCTCAGGGGTGGGCATTCGTTCAACACCAGCCAGTACATACCAAGCTGACGGGTGGCCTCCGCAAAGTCAGTGAAGTTCACAGGCTTGCGGATGTAGCTATTCACTCCGAGCTTGTAACTGCGCACCACATCGCGTTCTTCATCAGAGGACGTAAGAACGACAACGGGCAACATGCGTGTGGAGTCATCCTCGCGAATGCGACGCAGCACCTCAAGGCCCTCGACCTTCGGCAGCTTCAGATCAAGCAGTACGAGCTGAGGACGCACCGCTCCAGGCCCGAAGAGCGCATCCAGCGCTTCCTCGCCATCACGCGCCACACGCACCTCATTCACGATGTTGCTCTTCTTGAGAGCACGAATGGTGAGGAGCTCGTGGTCGGGATCGTCTTCTACAAGGAGGATGGAACGGCTAGTTTCGGGCATGGGTGTCATCCTAACGTAAACCAGAAGGTTGCGCCATGGTCCACGGTACTGTCTGCCCAGATGCGGCCGTGGTGACGGCGGATTACACGCGCGACCGTGGCAAGACCAATGCCTGAGCCCTTGAAATCCTTGTCGCCATGCAAGCGATTGAAGGCATTGAACAGTTTGTCGGCGTAATGCATGTCAAAGCCCGCACCGTTGTCCGTGACACGCCATGCCTTTTTCTCTGCGTCCCAACCAAAGGAAATCTCCGCGTGTTCCTTGCGCGAAGTAAACTTCACCGCGTTTCCGAGAAGATTTTCCAGCGCAACCTGCACCAGTTTTGGATCGGCCTGCGCCTCTGGGCCGGAAGTAACAGTAAAAGTGATATCCCTGTCGGGATTTTCTTCTTTCAATACGCTGATGACGCTCTCTGCAATCTCTGAGGGCACAACGGTCTCTCGGACGAGATCTGCTCGCGTGATTCGGGAGAGCTGCAACAAAGCATCAATCAACTGGCCCATGCGCTGCACGCCGGTGCGCACACGACGGATGTAGTCTCGGCCAGTTTCATCGACGACCTCGGAATAATCCTCCATGAGAGCCAATGAAAAACCGTCGATGGTTCGGAGCGGTGCACGGAGATCATGCGATACGGAGTAAGAGAATGCTTCCAATTCCCTATTGGTGCTTTCCAGTTCTGCTGTGCGCTCCTGGACTCGCTGCTCGAGTTCTGCGTTGAGGACACGGACTTCTTCTGCGGATCGCTCTGCTTCCGCCTTGGAACGAACGGCGTCTTCCTTTGCCTGCTCTGCAGCGAGGCGCTGTTCGCGTTCCTGCCCGAAATACCACGTGACCGATCCGATCATGAGCAGATCAAGAACGCAGGCGAGGCCGATTGCGAACATGGTTCGCACACCGCTTTGGTGTACTTCAATCGCGCGATTGGCGAGCAGCTTGCGCTCTTCGTTTTCCATGGAGGTGAGCAACAACCGTGCGCGTCGCATCTCCGCTTCACCCTCACCAGAATTGACTAGAACCAATGTGGCATCCAGCCCGGATGATTTCCGAACGTTCAACATGTCCTGCAGCAAGCCCATGCGACGCCCCACGGTGCCACGCAGAGCTTCCAGGTTTTTCTGTTGTTCCGGGTTGTCTACCGTGAGATCACGGAAGATCTCTAATTGCTGAGGAAGTTCGGTCTGAGCAGAGCGGTAAGGAGCGAGCATGGACTCGCGCTCTGGCGCCATGACATAGCCGCGCACGGAGCCTTCCGCGTCGTCCAGGAGCTGCATCACGCGCTCTTCCTGGCCGATGACCTCCCATGTATGCGCCAGCCAGGCTTCGCTTTCCATCAGCGATCGAACCGCCGACACAGCGAACCATGTATTCAATCCAACAACGACGAGCGCCGCAAACAGCGCAAGGGGGACTATCGAACGGGACGACCGCGCAGGCATATTCCACACATTGTAACGGGGTGCTGCGGGTCGAGCGGTATGCGCTACTATGCGTCAAACAATCCGCTCGTTCCGGAATCTTGGAAGGATACACATTCAAAAAGAAGGCCGCAGCTTGGTGGCTGCGGCCCTTGGATGGAGTG contains the following coding sequences:
- a CDS encoding response regulator; this translates as MPETSRSILLVEDDPDHELLTIRALKKSNIVNEVRVARDGEEALDALFGPGAVRPQLVLLDLKLPKVEGLEVLRRIREDDSTRMLPVVVLTSSDEERDVVRSYKLGVNSYIRKPVNFTDFAEATRQLGMYWLVLNECPPLS
- a CDS encoding hybrid sensor histidine kinase/response regulator yields the protein MPTPELEARRISLLLVEDNQDDAALLERFLKRNGFAPLVTRVETAEEMSAAIAAHPPDVVIADYNLPRFSGPEALDLVRQSGFDLPFVMMSGAISEETAVESMRRGAQDYVTKQNLARLVPVLERELREAAARRSRVAAERALELAEMRFHRLVDAMPLGLLIGQSSGRITYANDAAVRLLGYGEVELMTGTISLMNILPGLQKSFIALNSDEMKEPFEFVCLTASGEQIETLVGLTFLDREGVNRTEENREIAVFIADLRHQKKSEEVLRRTEKLAVAGRLAASIAHEINNPLAAITNCLYLVQQSQMDEMGRSYLEMAQKELDRVAQITVQTLRFHRQSSRPVHTEPGELVETVVALFESRIRRQSVTISKRFRSTQPLFAYEGEVRQVIVNLLGNAIDAMPSGGRLVIRTAEANDQVTGTKGLILTISDTGSGMDQETIDHLFEPFFSTKGVTGTGLGLWVSKEIVDRHHGRIQVRSRKAREGQGGGTTFRIFLPLGGVPASASGAEAIDSLDRSDVRTGIVA
- a CDS encoding sensor histidine kinase; the protein is MPARSSRSIVPLALFAALVVVGLNTWFAVSAVRSLMESEAWLAHTWEVIGQEERVMQLLDDAEGSVRGYVMAPERESMLAPYRSAQTELPQQLEIFRDLTVDNPEQQKNLEALRGTVGRRMGLLQDMLNVRKSSGLDATLVLVNSGEGEAEMRRARLLLTSMENEERKLLANRAIEVHQSGVRTMFAIGLACVLDLLMIGSVTWYFGQEREQRLAAEQAKEDAVRSKAEAERSAEEVRVLNAELEQRVQERTAELESTNRELEAFSYSVSHDLRAPLRTIDGFSLALMEDYSEVVDETGRDYIRRVRTGVQRMGQLIDALLQLSRITRADLVRETVVPSEIAESVISVLKEENPDRDITFTVTSGPEAQADPKLVQVALENLLGNAVKFTSRKEHAEISFGWDAEKKAWRVTDNGAGFDMHYADKLFNAFNRLHGDKDFKGSGIGLATVARVIRRHHGRIWADSTVDHGATFWFTLG